A single region of the Fusarium fujikuroi IMI 58289 draft genome, chromosome FFUJ_chr05 genome encodes:
- a CDS encoding related to beta-glucosidase: MADINVEEVLEKLSLAEKVSLLAGIDFWHTKSLPEHGVPSLRLSDGPNGVRGTRFFNGIPAACFPCGTGLGATFNQELLEEAGRKMGEEAIGKSAHVILGPTINMQRSPLGGRGFESIGEDPFLAGLGAAALVRGIQSTGVQSTIKHFVCNDQEHKRMSVQAIITERALREIYALPFQLVVRDSQPGAFMTSYNGVNGTACSENKKLLNDMLREEWGWEGLIMSDWYGTYSVTDAIKAGLDLEMPGPTRWRGDVLNFAAACEKVWGHVIDDRAREVLKFVKKCAVSGVEENGPEKTLDTPETAALLRKIGNESIVLLKNEKSLLPLAKDKKTLVIGPNAKVATYHGGGSASLAAYYAVTPYDGIAEKLGSQPAYTIGAYTHKLSPLLGSQTKGEDGKAGMSWKVYNKPPSDSSRKPVDELWLAKSEMHLVDYYNSELEDLWFANLEGILEVEEDSTYEFGVIVCGTANLYVNDELVVDNSTKQIAGDAFFGTATREELGRKDLKKGEKYKVRIEFASAPSFTLKLDNPVVGHGSLRVGASKVIDAKQEIERSIALAKKHDQVIICAGLNSDWETEGSDRESMKLPGALDELISAVAAANPQTAVVMQTGTPEEMPWLDEVPAVIQAWYGGNETGNCIADILFGDANPSGKLSLSFPKRLTDVPAFLNFRTEAGRTLYGEDVYMGYRYYEFADREVNFPFGHGLSYTTFAFSDLNISSKEGKLTTSVTIKNIGSIRGAEVAQLYVRPMQAAKVNRPVKELKGFAKVELDAGESKAVNITELEKYAAAYFDEEKDKWCVEAGEYEVIISDSSAVTDKALKGSFKVDETYWWSGI; the protein is encoded by the exons ATGGCTGATATAAACGTTGAAGAGGTCCTGGAAAAGCTGTCTCTCGCTGAGAAGGTCTCTCTTCTGGCAG GAATTGACTTCTGGCACACAAAGTCACTCCCAGAGCATGGAGTCCCATCTCTACGCCTATCAGATGGCCCCAACGGTGTAAGAGGCACCAGGTTCTTCAACGGAATCCCAGCAGCATGTTTTCCCTGCGGCACTGGTCTCGGTGCAACATTCAACCAGGAACTGCTCGAGGAAGCAGGAAGGAAGATGGGCGAAGAGGCCATTGGAAAGAGTGCTCATGTAATCCTCGGCCCTACCATCAACATGCAGCGTTCACCTCTTGGAGGACGTGGTTTTGAGTCTATAGGCGAGGACCCCTTTCTCGCTGGTCTGGGTGCCGCTGCGCTTGTCCGTGGAATCCAGAGCACAGGTGTGCAGTCAACAATCAAGCACTTCGTATGCAACGATCAAGAACACAAGCGTATGAGTGTTCAGGCTATTATCACTGAGCGTGCACTCCGAGAGATTTACGCTCTCCCCTTCCAGCTGGTTGTACGAGACTCACAGCCCGGTGCGTTCATGACATCTTACAACGGTGTCAACGGAACTGCTTGCagcgagaacaagaagctacTGAACGACATGCTACGCGAAGAATGGGGTTGGGAGGGGCTGATCATGAGTGATTGGTACGGTACGTACAGCGTTACGGATGCCATCAAAGCTGGTCTTGATCTAGAGATGCCTGGTCCTACTCGCTGGCGAGGCGATGTCCTTAACTTTGCAGCTGCTTGTGAGAAGGTTTGGGGGCATGTTATTGATGATCGCGCCCGAGAGGTCCTCAAGTTTGTCAAGAAGTGCGCTGTCTCTGGTGTCGAGGAAAACGGCCCCGAGAAAACACTTGATACACCTGAGACAGCCGCTCTTCTCCGCAAGATAGGAAACGAGAGCATCGTCCTCCTCAAAAATGAGAAGAGCCTGCTTCCATTGGcgaaggacaagaagacctTGGTCATTGGACCTAACGCCAAGGTTGCGACTTACCACGGTGGTGGCTCTGCCTCTCTAGCCGCCTACTACGCTGTGACACCTTACGATGGTATCGCTGAAAAGCTCGGTAGCCAGCCTGCTTACACTATCGGCGCATACACCCATAAGCTGAGTCCTTTACTGGGAAGCCAGACCAAgggtgaagatggaaaggCTGGTATGAGCTGGAAGGTGTACAACAAGCCACCCAGCGACTCATCCCGCAAGCCCGTCGACGAGCTGTGGCTCGCCAAGTCGGAAATGCACCTCGTTGACTACTACAACTCTGAGCTCGAAGATCTCTGGTTCGCAAACCTAGAAGGCATTCTAGAAGTCGAGGAAGATTCCACGTACGAGTTTGGCGTCATCGTATGCGGGACTGCCAACCTCTACGTCAACGACGAGCTTGTCGTCGACAACTCGACCAAGCAAATCGCCGGCGACGCATTCTTCGGCACCGCGACACGGGAGGAGCTCGGCCGCAAGGACCTAAAGAAAGGCGAGAAGTACAAGGTCAGAATTGAGTTTGCCTCGGCCCCAAGCTTCACCCTCAAGCTGGACAACCCCGTCGTCGGCCACGGATCGCTTCGCGTCGGCGCATCGAAGGTCATCGATGCGAAGCAGGAAATCGAGCGATCTATCGCTCTCGCTAAGAAGCATGATCAGGTCATTATCTGTGCTGGTCTCAACTCTGACTGGGAGACGGAGGGCTCCGACCGTGAGAGCATGAAGCTTCCCGGAGCTCTGGATGAGCTCATTTCCGCTGTCGCAGCTGCGAATCCGCAGACGGCTGTTGTTATGCAGACTGGCACGCCGGAGGAGATGCCCTGGCTGGATGAAGTCCCTGCTGTGATCCAGGCATGGTATGGTGGTAACGAGACGGGTAACTGCATTGCGGATATTCTCTTTGGTGATGCAAACCCATCTGGCAAGCTATCACTGAGCTTCCCCAAGCGCTTAACCGATGTGCCAGCATTCCTTAATTTCCGAACTGAAGCCGGGCGAACACTTTACGGTGAGGATGTGTATATGGGATACCGATACTACGAGTTTGCCGACCGTGAGGTCAACTTCCCCTTCGGCCACGGTCTCTCATACACCACTTTTGCCTTCTCAGACCTGAATATCTCTTCCAAGGAGGGCAAGCTTACCACAAGTGTTACCATTAAAAACATAGGCTCCATACGTGGTGCAGAAGTTGCGCAGCTTTACGTGCGCCCAATGCAAGCCGCCAAGGTGAACCGTCccgtcaaggagctcaagggtTTCGCAAAGGTTGAGCTGGATGCTGGCGAGTCCAAGGCAGTGAATATCACTGAGTTGGAGAAATATGCCGCTGCATACTttgatgaggagaaggacaagtggtgtgttgaggctggtgagtACGAGGTGATTATTAGTGATAGCAGTGCTGTGACCGACAAGGCGCTCAAGGGCTCGTTCAAGGTCGATGAGACATACTGGTGGTCTGGTATTTGA